One window of Athalia rosae chromosome 2, iyAthRosa1.1, whole genome shotgun sequence genomic DNA carries:
- the LOC110116889 gene encoding uncharacterized protein LOC110116889 produces MGVHRRNKSQLMLIVFIFIAIVVGLVNTEESSKKAHDDGVLEKLASMIAEKEIAAYKLKSSLPGPKKEETEVERAERVNRGFERMIQMVNVLGQVDNFISDRTKSIVRKLNALYDVEEKEKSRG; encoded by the exons ATGGGAGTTCATCGCCGTAATAAATCGCAACTTATGttaatcgttttcattttcatagcG ATCGTCGTAGGGTTAGTGAATACCGAGGAATCATCTAAGAAGGCACACGACGATGGGGTTCTGGAGAAGCTCGCGTCGATGATAGCGGAAAAAGAGATAGCTGCGTATAAATTAAAATCGTCGCTTCCGGGgccaaaaaaagaggaaactgAAGTAGAAAGAGCTGAAAGAGTCAACAGAGGATTTGAAAGAATGATTCAAATGGTGAACGTACTTGGACAAGTTGACAACTTCATATCGGACCGGACGAAGAGTATAgtgagaaaattgaacgctTTGTACGAcgtcgaagagaaagaaaaatcccgAGGATAA
- the LOC105684415 gene encoding acidic phospholipase A2 PA4, which translates to MWPRDFHRIDQMIPRLILGCIALIVCVRTTEGSVLVADNTMSRMVEVNAGAPFCALYSDRGVIQRMVLGADPRKVRQMSANLVADLEETCRESRNRGKNQAPGGLIYPGTKWCGPGNISATYDDLGHHASEDACCREHDNCAVTIGPGQCMDGICNHSPITRSHCDCDAKFRRCLQGLNTEVANTLGALFFNVVQVTCFKERRPCSQWQRNGYAEAESNRICSQYKFRPSDKYVPLMPISINK; encoded by the exons ATGTGGccccgcgattttcatcgcattgatcaa ATGATTCCCCGACTGATTTTGGGGTGCATCGCGCTGATCGTCTGCGTTCGCACGACGGAGGGTAGCGTCCTAGTCGCCGATAACACGATGTCTCGAATGGTCGAGGTGAACGCAGGTGCTCCATTTTGCGCCCTATACAGCGACAGAGGTGTAATACAGAGAATGGTTCTGGGGGCTGATCCGCGAAAGGTGCGTCAGATGTCCGCAAACCTTGTCGCTGACCTCGAGGAAACGTGCAGGGAGTCAAGAAATCGTGGAAAG aaTCAGGCACCGGGAGGGCTGATTTATCCCGGAACCAAGTGGTGCGGCCCGGGCAACATCTCGGCGACTTACGATGACCTCGGTCATCATGCGTCGGAGGACGCCTGTTGTCGAGAACACGACAATTGCGCGGTGACTATCGGTCCCGGGCAATGTATGGATGGAATTTGTAATCATTCGCCTATAACGAGATCGCATTGCGATTGCGACGCCAAATTTCGAAGATGTCTTCAGGGCCTGAACACCGAAGTTGCGAATACACTCGgtgctttatttttcaatgttgTACAGGTCACGTGCTTCAAAGAGAGACGACCCTGTTCTCAGTGGCAACG cAACGGCTACGCGGAGGCAGAATCGAACCGGATTTGTTCACAGTACAAGTTTCGTCCGAGTGACAAATACGTGCCGTTGATGCCAataagtataaataaatga
- the LOC105684916 gene encoding cyclin-dependent kinase 1, whose protein sequence is MIDQRVNMDNFVKIEKIGEGTYGVVYKGKNKKTGQIVAMKKIRLESDDEGVPSTAIREISLLKELQHPNIVSLEDVLMEESRLYLIFEFLSMDLKKYMDTLGNGKLMDPKIVKSYVYQITQAILFCHQRRVLHRDLKPQNLLIDKNGVIKVADFGLGRAFGIPVRVYTHEVVTLWYRAPEVLLGSTRYSCPIDLWSIGCIFAEMATKKPLFQGDSEIDQLFRIFRVLRTPTEDIWPGVTQLPDYKATFPNWTSNNLASQVKVIDKQGLDLLQAMLVYDPIHRISARAVLQHPYFDDLDKSKLPAK, encoded by the exons ATGATTGATCAAAGAGTTAACATGGATAATTtcgttaaaattgaaaaaataggcGAAG GAACTTATGGGGTCGTGTACAAAGGCAAGAATAAAAAGACAGGGCAAATAGTAGCAATGAAAAAGATTCGCTTGGAGAGTGATGATGAAGGTGTTCCCTCTACTGCGATCAGAGAAATTTCATTACTGAAAGAATTGCAACATCCCAACATCGTTAGTCTTGAGGATGTGTTGATGGAAGAATCAAGACTCTACTTAATATTCGAGTTTTTATCaatggatttaaaaaaatacatgGATACTTTAGGCAATGGAAAGCTGATGGATCctaaaattgtaaaatccTACGTATATCAA ATAACTCAAGCTATCCTGTTTTGCCATCAAAGACGAGTGTTGCATCGTGACTTGAAGCCACAAAATCTtttaattgacaaaaatggtGTTATCAAAGTAGCAGACTTTGGATTAGGAAGAGCTTTTGGTATCCCTGTAAGAGTATACACCCATGAAGTTGTGACTCTGTGGTATAGGGCTCCTGAGGTTCTTCTGGGATCTACACGTTATTCTTGCCCAATTGATTTATGGAGTATCGGTTGTATATTTGCTGAAATGGCCACAAAAAAACCTCTGTTCCAAGGCGACAGTGAGATTGATCAGCTCTTCAGGATATTCCG cGTACTACGAACACCAACCGAAGATATATGGCCAGGTGTGACACAGCTCCCTGATTACAAGGCTACATTCCCAAACTGGACATCAAACAATCTTGCATCTCAAGTGAAGGTTATAGACAAACAAGGTCTCGATCTCTTGCAAGCAATGCTGGTGTACGACCCCATACACAGAATATCAGCACGAGCCGTCTTGCAACATCCGTACTTCGATGACTTGGACAAATCTAAATTACCGGCAAAGTGA
- the LOC105685080 gene encoding arginine/serine-rich coiled-coil protein 2-like isoform X2, whose protein sequence is MIQYLRTSARSMLCEGLSRLPPSPIPKMKESNNNNSSGESGSERAHSPDTEHTQQGSRTEAGRSYSSSSDQRRSNHENSRDDHKKERLDRSKYCDDRHSRTSDDKTRRSSHDDRRRDSDPRDGKDVRKSREEERRCREEDRRKERSTSRSNKEDKSDDKEKSDKDHHHRDERRDRDRRRHRDRDRRHPREDRGKDRHREERPTYHKEKERVRSRSRSQPRDHPPPPFRAMSYREEKSRNKLAQLEKLGIELKAPEGDNTAANVQTEQNFYNPLATATQGKYAEQIQKRKLLWANKSKPEEGKSTSSAAGTANTWVGTTFTHDQDGKVTAKFKRLMGIKGDLPVSVPAAGAKPEILKKQEEMFSNMEQQYEVARATTHTQRGVGFGYATGGYQFPR, encoded by the exons ATGATACAATATCTACGCACCTCGGCAAGGTCTATGCTGTGTGAGGGTCTTTCAAGACTACCCCCAAGTCCTATTCCGAAGATGAAG gaaagcaacaacaacaactctTCTGGTGAATCAGGTAGCGAGCGAGCCCATAGTCCTGATACAGAACATACCCAGCAAGGATCGAGAACAGAAGCAGGAAGATCATATTCATCGTCCTCAGACCAGAG GCGATCGAACCATGAGAATTCCCGCGATGACCACAAGAAAGAGAGATTAGACCGATCCAAATACTGTGATGACCGTCATTCTCGGACCAGCGATGACAAAACTCGGAGATCTTCACACGATGACAGGAGAAGGGACAGCGACCCCAGAGACGGAAAGGATGTTAGGAAATccagagaagaagaaagaagatgtAGAGAAGAGGATAGACGGAAGGAAAGGTCTACTTCTCGGTCAAACaaagaagataaaagtgaTGACAAGGAGAAGAGTGACAAAGATCATCACCATCGCGACGAAAGGCGAGATCGAGACAGACGCAGACATCGTGACAGAGATCGTCGGCATCCCAGGGAAGACAGAGGAAAAGATAGACACAGGGAAGAACGTCCGACCTAtcacaaagagaaagaaagagtaaGGTCGCGATCTAGATCCCAACCCAGAGACCATCCGCCACCGCCATTCAGGGCAATGAGTtatcgagaagagaaaagccGAAATAAATTAGCTCAGTTGGAAAAACTGGGAATTGAATTAAAGGCTCCAGAGGGAGATAACACCGCAGCTAATGTTCAAACTGAACAGAACTTTTACAATCCACTCGCTACAGCCACTCAAGGAAAATACGCAGAGCAAATTCAAAAACGGAAGCTTTTGTGGGCAAATAAG TCTAAACCAGAGGAAGGTAAATCAACCAGCTCAGCAGCTGGAACAGCAAATACATGGGTTGGCACAACATTCACGCATGATCAAGATGGTAAAGTAACAGCAAAGTTCAAGAGATTGATGGGGATCAAAGGAGATTTGCCCGTGTCTGTACCTGCTGCTGGAGCAAAGCcagaaatcttgaaaaaacaagaggaaaTGTTCAGCAACATGGAACAACAGTACGAAGTTGCACGGGCAACTACACACACTCAACGTGGAGTCGGATTCGGCTATGCTACAGGAGGGTATCAGTTTCCACGATAA
- the LOC105685080 gene encoding arginine/serine-rich coiled-coil protein 2-like isoform X3: protein MLCEGLSRLPPSPIPKMKESNNNNSSGESGSERAHSPDTEHTQQGSRTEAGRSYSSSSDQRRSNHENSRDDHKKERLDRSKYCDDRHSRTSDDKTRRSSHDDRRRDSDPRDGKDVRKSREEERRCREEDRRKERSTSRSNKEDKSDDKEKSDKDHHHRDERRDRDRRRHRDRDRRHPREDRGKDRHREERPTYHKEKERVRSRSRSQPRDHPPPPFRAMSYREEKSRNKLAQLEKLGIELKAPEGDNTAANVQTEQNFYNPLATATQGKYAEQIQKRKLLWANKSKPEEGKSTSSAAGTANTWVGTTFTHDQDGKVTAKFKRLMGIKGDLPVSVPAAGAKPEILKKQEEMFSNMEQQYEVARATTHTQRGVGFGYATGGYQFPR, encoded by the exons ATGCTGTGTGAGGGTCTTTCAAGACTACCCCCAAGTCCTATTCCGAAGATGAAG gaaagcaacaacaacaactctTCTGGTGAATCAGGTAGCGAGCGAGCCCATAGTCCTGATACAGAACATACCCAGCAAGGATCGAGAACAGAAGCAGGAAGATCATATTCATCGTCCTCAGACCAGAG GCGATCGAACCATGAGAATTCCCGCGATGACCACAAGAAAGAGAGATTAGACCGATCCAAATACTGTGATGACCGTCATTCTCGGACCAGCGATGACAAAACTCGGAGATCTTCACACGATGACAGGAGAAGGGACAGCGACCCCAGAGACGGAAAGGATGTTAGGAAATccagagaagaagaaagaagatgtAGAGAAGAGGATAGACGGAAGGAAAGGTCTACTTCTCGGTCAAACaaagaagataaaagtgaTGACAAGGAGAAGAGTGACAAAGATCATCACCATCGCGACGAAAGGCGAGATCGAGACAGACGCAGACATCGTGACAGAGATCGTCGGCATCCCAGGGAAGACAGAGGAAAAGATAGACACAGGGAAGAACGTCCGACCTAtcacaaagagaaagaaagagtaaGGTCGCGATCTAGATCCCAACCCAGAGACCATCCGCCACCGCCATTCAGGGCAATGAGTtatcgagaagagaaaagccGAAATAAATTAGCTCAGTTGGAAAAACTGGGAATTGAATTAAAGGCTCCAGAGGGAGATAACACCGCAGCTAATGTTCAAACTGAACAGAACTTTTACAATCCACTCGCTACAGCCACTCAAGGAAAATACGCAGAGCAAATTCAAAAACGGAAGCTTTTGTGGGCAAATAAG TCTAAACCAGAGGAAGGTAAATCAACCAGCTCAGCAGCTGGAACAGCAAATACATGGGTTGGCACAACATTCACGCATGATCAAGATGGTAAAGTAACAGCAAAGTTCAAGAGATTGATGGGGATCAAAGGAGATTTGCCCGTGTCTGTACCTGCTGCTGGAGCAAAGCcagaaatcttgaaaaaacaagaggaaaTGTTCAGCAACATGGAACAACAGTACGAAGTTGCACGGGCAACTACACACACTCAACGTGGAGTCGGATTCGGCTATGCTACAGGAGGGTATCAGTTTCCACGATAA
- the LOC105685080 gene encoding arginine/serine-rich coiled-coil protein 2-like isoform X1 has translation MDSLASYTSDGEESNDSDGKMPYADKGAMSAGRASDANYDPVQMDMSEESNNNNSSGESGSERAHSPDTEHTQQGSRTEAGRSYSSSSDQRRSNHENSRDDHKKERLDRSKYCDDRHSRTSDDKTRRSSHDDRRRDSDPRDGKDVRKSREEERRCREEDRRKERSTSRSNKEDKSDDKEKSDKDHHHRDERRDRDRRRHRDRDRRHPREDRGKDRHREERPTYHKEKERVRSRSRSQPRDHPPPPFRAMSYREEKSRNKLAQLEKLGIELKAPEGDNTAANVQTEQNFYNPLATATQGKYAEQIQKRKLLWANKSKPEEGKSTSSAAGTANTWVGTTFTHDQDGKVTAKFKRLMGIKGDLPVSVPAAGAKPEILKKQEEMFSNMEQQYEVARATTHTQRGVGFGYATGGYQFPR, from the exons ATGGATTCGTTAGCAAGTTACACCAGTGACGGTGAAGAGAGCAACGATTCTGACGGCAAG atGCCGTACGCAGATAAAGGAGCCATGTCGGCAGGGAGAGCAAGTGATGCAAATTATGATCCTGTTCAGATGGACATGAGTGAG gaaagcaacaacaacaactctTCTGGTGAATCAGGTAGCGAGCGAGCCCATAGTCCTGATACAGAACATACCCAGCAAGGATCGAGAACAGAAGCAGGAAGATCATATTCATCGTCCTCAGACCAGAG GCGATCGAACCATGAGAATTCCCGCGATGACCACAAGAAAGAGAGATTAGACCGATCCAAATACTGTGATGACCGTCATTCTCGGACCAGCGATGACAAAACTCGGAGATCTTCACACGATGACAGGAGAAGGGACAGCGACCCCAGAGACGGAAAGGATGTTAGGAAATccagagaagaagaaagaagatgtAGAGAAGAGGATAGACGGAAGGAAAGGTCTACTTCTCGGTCAAACaaagaagataaaagtgaTGACAAGGAGAAGAGTGACAAAGATCATCACCATCGCGACGAAAGGCGAGATCGAGACAGACGCAGACATCGTGACAGAGATCGTCGGCATCCCAGGGAAGACAGAGGAAAAGATAGACACAGGGAAGAACGTCCGACCTAtcacaaagagaaagaaagagtaaGGTCGCGATCTAGATCCCAACCCAGAGACCATCCGCCACCGCCATTCAGGGCAATGAGTtatcgagaagagaaaagccGAAATAAATTAGCTCAGTTGGAAAAACTGGGAATTGAATTAAAGGCTCCAGAGGGAGATAACACCGCAGCTAATGTTCAAACTGAACAGAACTTTTACAATCCACTCGCTACAGCCACTCAAGGAAAATACGCAGAGCAAATTCAAAAACGGAAGCTTTTGTGGGCAAATAAG TCTAAACCAGAGGAAGGTAAATCAACCAGCTCAGCAGCTGGAACAGCAAATACATGGGTTGGCACAACATTCACGCATGATCAAGATGGTAAAGTAACAGCAAAGTTCAAGAGATTGATGGGGATCAAAGGAGATTTGCCCGTGTCTGTACCTGCTGCTGGAGCAAAGCcagaaatcttgaaaaaacaagaggaaaTGTTCAGCAACATGGAACAACAGTACGAAGTTGCACGGGCAACTACACACACTCAACGTGGAGTCGGATTCGGCTATGCTACAGGAGGGTATCAGTTTCCACGATAA
- the LOC105694113 gene encoding uncharacterized protein LOC105694113 → MNYSVVLLVIVALVASCQAKAVGESPANNPVPLADLITQAQADIAKLGRELHENLKLPDQETIVNALKDHSNTLVTNVKSYVNQVTEDVAKKRPEMEKLWTSVKTALNKAADDIADQIPVAKEQAAQLEAKFFKGVETIVQQSDIVAKTFNENSGQIQEDVAKLAKKAVEMAVQATQGLKAQLHPDETVATPKQFKPKPK, encoded by the exons ATGAATTATTCCGTCGTTTTATTGGTGATAGTCGCCCTGGTGGCTTCATGTCAAGCTAAAGCCGTCGGTGAATCCCCTGCGAACAACCCCGTTCCTTTGGCTGACCTCATCACTCAGGCCCAGGCGGATATCGCTAAGCTTGGAAGGGAACTTCATGAAAATCTGAAACTACCGGACCAGGAGACAATCGTCAACGCCCTGAAAGACCACAGCAACACTCTCGTCACAAACGTCAAGAGCTACGTCAACCAAGTCACCGAAGAT GTGGCCAAGAAACGCCCGGAAATGGAAAAGCTTTGGACCAGTGTTAAGACAGCGCTGAACAAAGCTGCGGATGATATCGCGGACCAGATTCCCGTTGCCAAAGAACAAGCTGCCCAACTCGAGGCGAAGTTCTTCAAGGGCGTCGAAACTATCGTACAGCAGTCTGACATCGTTGCTAAAACATTCAACGAAAACTCCGGGCAAATTCAGGAGGACGTCGCTAAGCTAGCGAAAAAGGCGGTCGAAATGGCCGTCCAGGCTACTCAGGGGCTCAAGGCTCAGCTCCATCCCGACGAAACGGTCGCGACCCCCAAACAGTTCAAGCCCAAACCAAAATAG
- the LOC125499957 gene encoding uncharacterized protein LOC125499957: MHLSIHSVTRGFQISSFFIIFVVVAIGSLSDEALAAPKSRPAKSKEKNSSFSLDNLRSKFFSALLKAASFFWQLIPDKMKPSQITSKPTKKSGRPFDADDSFFDD; encoded by the exons ATGCACTTGTCGATTCACTCCGTTACCCGGGGTTTCCAGAtctcaagtttttttattatcttcgtCGTTGTCGCCATAGGCTCCTTATCGGATGAG GCACTGGCTGCACCGAAATCTCGACCAGCaaaatcaaaagagaaaaattcctcgttcagtCTCGATAATCTGCGCTCGAAATTCTTCAGCGCTCTTCTCAAGGCTGCGTCATTCTTTTGGCAGCTGATACCGGATAAGATGAAACCTTCTCAAATAACATCCAAACCCACCAAAAAATCAGGCAGACCCTTCGACGCCGACGATAGTTTTTTCGATGACTGA
- the LOC105684909 gene encoding apolipoprotein D-like, protein MYVVHVIPTYLEEREATIKCSLLGLTVYSLHFTHILDGRIEDLTMKIVIFCASFVALLGLGNSHTYHLGACPIVEPMPRFEMSPYLGIWYVIQKTSTASNCITYNYTRGEEPGEYVITQDSNHPVLGLTPLKHEYHYTGELSVPEPSTPARMQVRFPLSLAGSASHVVFMTDYVNYAAIFSCQKIGFANRQSATILSRRRDLEKSRIDEIRNRLSSFGVDPFDLSIITQTGCPTGNNTVDINIDPHTFSAENIGHVVRKAGEKIGDGVEWVAHAGGTVYHKLTGTSSNEPPKTSDSVTTSANYRPASEQGSTLESNDVEWIP, encoded by the exons ATGTACGTAGTACACGTGATTCCGACTTATCTAGAGGAGAGGGAAGCTACTATTAAATGCTCGCTCTTGGGACTCACTGTTTACAGTCTTCATTTTACTCACATATTGGACGGACGCATCGAAGATTTAACA ATGAAGATTGTAATCTTCTGCGCTAGTTTCGTAGCCCTGCTGGGCCTGGGAAATTCTCACACATATCATCTCGGGGCCTGTCCGATCGTCGAACCTATGCCCCGCTTCGAAATGAGCCCG TACTTGGGTATTTGGTACGTGATTCAGAAAACATCAACCGCGAGTAACTGCATCACTTACAATTACACGCGGGGAGAAGAACCTGGTGAATATGTGATAACTCAGGACTCAAACCACCCAGTTTTAG GTCTGACGCCGTTGAAACACGAGTACCATTACACCGGGGAACTCAGCGTACCGGAACCCAGCACGCCTGCCCGCATGCAAGTGCGATTCCCGCTGA GTCTAGCCGGAAGTGCTTCGCACGTGGTATTCATGACGGACTACGTTAACTACGCCGCAATTTTCTCTTGCCAAAAAATTGGATTTGCAAATCGTCAGAGCGCAACAATTTTATCGCGTCGTCGTGATTTGGAGAAATCTCGTATCGACGAGATCCGAAATCGTCTGAGCAGTTTCGGGGTCGATCCGTTTGATTTGAGCATCATTACGCAAACCGGATGTCCGACCGGCAATAATACCGTCGATATTAACATAGACCCGCATACTTTTTCGGCTGAGAATATTGGTCACGTTGTAAGAAAAGCCggtgaaaaaatcggagatGGTGTAGAATGGGTCGCACACGCAGGTGGAACAGTTTATCACAAATTAACAGGAACTAGCAGCAATGAACCACCAAAAACTTCAGACAGCGTAACAACCTCGGCTAATTACAGACCAGCATCCGAACAAGGATCCACTCTCGAGAGTAATGACGTTGAATGGATACCATAA